A window of Rhizobium sp. BT04 contains these coding sequences:
- a CDS encoding O-antigen ligase produces the protein MPRAAETKTLWLLFIITCTLAVAAYSQALDISAFITLGASSQSFEGIQQKSISVSPGATDIAILRLLVPIAIFFLFRAVSTGDDSALRLLRLLGAWGSSIVVGALIQFFVDPDHIVLADKLHYKESLTGPFVNRNNAAAYIGLILQILLALMLYGQRVAPSGKLVSRWMTPSLFALGVFALLLTKSRAGIAAAIFGCLLMAALLRAYSSGGRARQKQPMATPSLFMGSLILLCIALFGQGAIIRLTTEKLADGRVCTYNSILSGIMADANFWVGTGFGAFRSAFPPYRSADCGINGIWDRAHNSLLEGTFGLGAIFLVALMCGIWILCRAYLGGMKLRRRFRPFAALGISATIALLAHSLIDFPLQIPGINNLFAAVAGIAFGISCQDKSNIGLHEISGNTTFKQLT, from the coding sequence ATGCCCCGCGCCGCCGAGACAAAAACACTATGGCTTCTATTCATCATCACTTGTACGCTAGCAGTTGCCGCCTATTCACAGGCTTTGGATATCTCGGCTTTCATCACGCTCGGCGCGTCCTCCCAAAGCTTCGAGGGTATTCAGCAGAAGTCGATTTCTGTGTCTCCGGGGGCAACCGATATCGCGATTTTGCGATTACTCGTGCCTATCGCCATTTTCTTTTTGTTTCGGGCCGTATCGACCGGCGATGATAGCGCGTTGCGCTTGCTGCGGCTGCTCGGTGCATGGGGCTCCTCAATCGTTGTCGGCGCGCTCATCCAGTTCTTTGTGGACCCTGACCATATCGTCTTGGCAGACAAGCTGCATTACAAGGAGAGCCTCACCGGCCCGTTTGTGAATCGGAATAACGCTGCGGCCTATATAGGACTCATTCTGCAGATTCTCTTGGCATTGATGCTTTATGGGCAGCGTGTAGCACCCAGCGGGAAGCTCGTATCGAGATGGATGACGCCCTCGCTCTTCGCGCTGGGGGTATTTGCGCTGCTCTTGACAAAGTCGAGGGCGGGCATAGCAGCCGCTATATTTGGTTGCTTGCTGATGGCCGCATTGCTCCGCGCATATTCTTCCGGCGGCCGGGCGCGCCAGAAGCAACCAATGGCAACTCCTTCATTGTTTATGGGCAGCTTAATTCTTTTGTGTATTGCGTTGTTCGGCCAAGGAGCGATCATTCGCCTGACCACCGAAAAACTTGCCGATGGCCGGGTGTGCACGTACAACTCGATTTTGTCCGGTATCATGGCTGACGCCAACTTTTGGGTAGGTACTGGCTTCGGCGCATTTCGCTCAGCGTTTCCACCTTATCGGAGCGCAGATTGTGGAATAAACGGCATATGGGATAGGGCGCATAACTCTCTGCTGGAGGGCACCTTCGGCCTTGGCGCTATTTTCCTCGTTGCGCTGATGTGTGGGATTTGGATTCTGTGCCGCGCCTATCTCGGCGGTATGAAGCTCCGCCGACGCTTCCGTCCATTTGCAGCATTAGGTATTAGCGCGACTATTGCGCTACTTGCCCATTCCTTGATCGATTTTCCTCTCCAAATACCGGGGATTAACAATCTCTTTGCGGCGGTCGCAGGAATAGCTTTTGGGATCTCCTGTCAAGACAAAAGCAATATTGGACTTCACGAGATCTCAGGTAATACGACATTTAAACAACTCACATAG